The following nucleotide sequence is from Paenibacillus odorifer.
AGAGTCGGATACGGTTGTAATCAAACGTTCTATTGGAGCACCCGCACGAGTGTTGCGTAGTGACTACATTGATCAAATTCTTGAAATCGAGCGCGTGACACCGACCTATGAAGCATTAAAAGAATATATCAGTGGTGCAGCCAACAAGCGCTGGATTTATGATGGTATCAAAGAAGAGGGCATCGGCTGGGCAGGTCAAGTAACAGGAATGATCCAAGATATACCTACAGTCGCGGAGCTGGTCGGCAGGATGGTTAAAGAGGCTGGGTCGATTCGCGGGATGTGGGGAACACAGGTTTAAATAAAAACAAACACAGAGCGGTGATTCTCTCATTATTGGAGGAATCGCTGCTCTGTGTTTTTGACCGTGGGCTTGTAATTCTTTTCTACAAATGAAGAATAGTCAGTTCCTTAGGGAAGCTTGTTAAGGTCTCTGCGCCTTCAGCTGTAATAATCAGATCATCTTCGATACGCACACCCGCTAGTCCAGGCACATAAATTCCTGGCTCAACGGTGAACACATTGCCGATCTCGATAATGTCATCGTTCTGTCCGTGAAGTGATGGATATTCATGAACATCCATGCCCAGTCCGTGTCCGACACGGTGCAAGAAATATTCCCCGAATCCAGCTTCCTCAATTACATCACGTGCAGCTTTGTCGACTGAGCCGAAAGGTGCTCCAGGATTGGAGGCAGCGATCCCAGCTTCGTTGGCAGCCAGCACAGTGTTATAAATAGTGATTAGCTTGTCGTCCACGGATTCAATTGCAAAGGTACGTGTAATATCAGAAGCATAACCATCGGCATACACCCCGATATCAAACATCAGGAAATCGCCTGGCTGAATGACCCGGTTGCCAGGAACACCGTGAGGTAGGGCAGTTTTCGGACCAGAAAGCACCATAGTGTCGAAGGAAGGACCGGAAGCGCCAACCTTTTTCATTAGATATTCTAGCTCCGCTACTAGATCGTTTTCTGTAACGCCTGTTTTTACGTGGGTAAGAACGCGGCGCAAGGCTTCCTCAACTAGCTCAGCGGCATGTTTCATGCGCTTAACTTCATCCGGGGTCTTTTTGGAGCGCATGCTGCGCAGCAATGGACCAATATCACTAAACCGTTCAGCTGGAACAGCAGCGGTTAGGTGTTCAAAACGGGCTACTGAGAAATGTTCCTTCTCTATGCCAAGAGTTCCAAGCTTGCTGCTGCCGAAACAATCTTTTAGCAGGTTATAGGGATTATCAGTGTCACTGTGAGTTAGGATTTTGGTGACCGAAGAAGCCGCTTGAGCCGCTTCTGCATCCAATGCAGGCAGAATGAGCATAGGCTCTTCTCCGCGTATCAGCAGCAGACCCAGAAAACGTTCATGCGGATCGCTGGCGAAGCCGGTTAAGTAGTAGACATGCTTGGGATCTGTTACGAGCAGGGCATCCAGGCCTTCGCCCGCCATTTGCTGCTCTAGGCTTGTCAGAGCATTATTCATAGTTGGTGTTCCCCTTTCAACTTCACGATTAGAACTGCAATATTCCTATTATAGATCAAAAATAGACCAGACGCACCTGACGAACTATAACTATCGTTGGCTAATCATGACATGAAGCTTTTCTTAACCCTACTAGTTGGTGTAACATATCTTTAAATATACTTCTCCTAAGGTTAGGCTAAAGCTTATTCGGGTACGGTTGTTGAGAGAGGAGTGATTCTTGGAATGAGAGGAACAATCGCACTTGTTACCGGAGCGAATTCCGGTATGGGGCTGGCTACAACAGTTGAACTGGCTCGCAAGGGAGCCAAAGTCATTATGGTTTGCCGTAATCGCCAGCGGGGAGAAGAAGCACTTGCTGCCGCCAAACAAAAGAGCCACTCCGAGGATATCGAGCTCATGTTGTGTGATCTGGCTTCACTTGAGAGCATTCGCAGCTTTGCTGAGGAATTTACTATGAAATATCCGGTTCTAGACATACTTATCAATAACGCCGGGGTAGTCACGATTAAGCGTCAGCTTACGAAGGACGGCTTTGAGATGGATCTTGGCGTAAATCATTTGGGGCATTTTCTACTTACAAATCTGTTACTTGAGTCGTTGCAGGCAGCAGAGCAAGGCCGTATCATTGTGGTTGCCTCCGGTGCTTACAAAATAGGTGCGCTCCATTATGAAGATCCAACCCTGGCTCGCCGTTTTAATCCTGCAAAAGCCTATGCCCGATCCAAGCTAGCCAATATTCTGTTCACGCGGGAGCTGGCTTCGCGTCTTCACGGAACAAGGGTGACGGTGAATTGCTTGCATCCAGGTGCAGTGGGGACGAATATAGGTGTAAACCGGCAGACAGGCTTCGGCAAGTCGGTACTTAAGTTACTCTCATACTTTTTCTTAACACCTGAACAAGGCGCCGATACAGCGATTTATTTGGCTACAGATCCTGATCTTGAAGAGGTAACCGGTCAATATTATTATCGAAGAAAGATTAAACAACTGTCTCCCAGAGCGCAGAATACAATAGAGGCCGAACGGCTGTGGCAATGGAGCCAGGAGCAGGTCGGCCTGAGTTAATTAACACATTTGGAGGAATTAAGGGATGAATTGGGAGAACAGCAGAATTGAAGATGCGACATCTGCAGACTTAGCAGCTATTGTAGATATTTATAACTCAACGATTGCTGGGAGGATGGTAACTGCAGATCTGGAACCCATTACTGTTGCAGACCGGGAGAAATGGTTTCTTGAGCATAACAGCCATCACCGTCCCTTATGGGTACTGAAGCAAGGAGATGAAATTGCAGCATGGTTCAGTTTTCAATCCTTCTATGGTCGTCCAGCGTATAATGCAACAGCAGAAATCAGCGTATACGTGAATGAAAAGTTCCGTGGTGGTGGTGCTGGCAGAATTCTTCTGACAGAGGCCATTGAGAAAGCCCCTAGTCTCGGAATTAAGAATCTAGTCGGCTTTGTGTTTGGACATAATGATCCAAGCCTTGGTTTGCTGAAAAAATTTGGTTTTAAAGAGTGGGGAATGCTGCCTGGTGTGGCTGAACTTGACGGTATAGAGCGTGATTTAGTCATTGTAGGCCTTAAAGTCTAAAATACCAGATAAAACGCTTACATTTTGAGAGTTGGATTTAGGTTATCGGTGTCGCAATCGACCCATTCTTTGGACCAACTCTGTAAGTCTCGGATGACTGATTCCAGGGCAAGACCTTTATCCGTCAAAGAATATTGGATTCGCACGGGGGTCTCTGGGAACACTTCTCGAAGAACGATCCCTTCCTGTTCCAGCTCTTTGAGCCGTTCGGAGAGCAGTCTTCCACTGATGGGCAATGCCGCTTCAATTACATTGAAACGTTGGGGTCCTTGAAGGAGCTGGTAGATAATTAAACCAGTCCAACGCCTGCCGATAATATCCATACTTTTTTGTAGCCGGGGACATAAATCATTGGACTTCATAGGGCTCACCTCTTAGTAAACATTATAAACGAAAAGACCAATAACTTAAACAAATTCCAATTTAATTCAGCTAGAAAGGATGATGGACAGTGGCTAAAAAAAAGAAAATGCCTACCACACCAAGAGCCGCTACGAATGATGGCCCTGCTACGTTAAAAGACCTGCTAAGCAGTGATGTTCTAGGAAAGCTGAAGGCGCAATCTGATGCGTTGAAAGCGGAGGAAAATGACCGTAAAGAAGCTGCCCGTAAGGCAGTGGAAGATCAGTGCAAGGCTGAGCAGAAGCGGTTGGATAATGATTTTGCACATTTGCTGGAGAACAGTAATCAGGATTGGAAGAAATTTAAATAAATCCTATGGCTTAGCGCTAAAAATATGGCAGAGATTAAAGAGGCACCCGTTAGGGTGTCTTTTTTTATGTAACTTAAGCAGATAAGCCTAATTCTTAATTATTTTAAATTTAAGTATATGAAAGGGTTGACCCTCAAAGTGGGCTTAGGTATAATTTAAAACATTGCGAATGAAAATCATTATCATAAAATCGCATTTGTAAACTATTAAACAGATAAGGAACAACTCATGAAACTAAAATATTTGTCCCTACTTCTAATAGTATTTTCATTTATTTCTTTGTTTATAGGCGTTAAAGATATATCCCCATTAGATCTCTTTCATCTTACGGAATCTCAAGCACAGACCTTGCTGGTAAGCCGGATTCCCCGGTTAGCCGCATTGATTATCGCTGGAGTCAGCATGAGTATTGCCGGATTAATTATGCAACAGCTGTCACGCAATAAATTCGTCTCACCGACTACGGCAGGGACGATGGATTCCGCAAAATTTGGTATTCTCGTATCCCTCATGTTATTCACAGGCGCAACGCCAATGCAGAAATTGCTTGTTGCTTTTGTTTTTGCGCTATTGGGCACCTTTATTTTTATGAGAATCCTGGATCGGATCAAGTTCAAGGATAGTATTTTTATCCCGCTGGTCGGACTCATGTTCGGCAACATTGTAGGCTCGATTACAACATTTTTTGCGTATAAAAATGATTTGATTCAGAATATCTCATCTTGGATGCTTGGGGATTTCTCGACGATTATCAAAGGCCAATACGAATTAATTTATATCAGCATTCCACTTGTCATTCTGGCGTATCTCTTCGCTAATAAATTTACGGTAGCCGGTATGGGCGAGGATTTTTCCGTCAATCTTGGCATGAACTACAAAGCGGTGGTCAACGTGGGATTGGTAATTGTAGCGTTAATCTCTTCTGTTGTCATTTTAACCGTAGGTACGATTCCATTTCTGGGTCTAGTAGTACCTAACATTGTAACGTTGTACATAGGGGATAACCTCAAAAAAAGTCTGGCGCATACAGCCATTCTCGGAGCGGTGTTCCTCCTGTTCTGCGATATTCTGGGCAGGCTCATTATCTATCCATATGAAATATCAATCAGTCTCACGGTAGGCGTCATCGGTAGTGGTCTATTTATCTACTTGCTGATGAGAAGAAAGGCGAACTAGAGATGAAGACAAAACTAACTATATTATCAATAAGTGCTGTCGCCCTCATCGTCTTGTTTATGACGTATCATGCTTTGGGAAATTGGGACTACGTTCTGCCCAGCCGGGGAAGAAAGCTGGCGGCCATTCTGATTACCGGAGCTGTGATAGCTGTCTCTACCGTAGTTTTTCAGAGCATCACGAACAATCGTATTTTGACACCAAGTATTCTCGGGCTCGATTCCCTGTACATGTTAATCCAGACGTTCGGTGTTTATGCCTTAGGTTCATCGAATATGACCTTTATGAATAAAAACATCAACTTCTTGTTCTCTGCGTGCCTCATGGTCCTGTTTTCAGGCGTATTGTATAAGCTAATGTTCCGTAGGGAAGGACAAAATATTTATTTCCTGCTGCTGGTAGGGCTGATCATGGGGACGATGTTCCAGAGCGCGTCTTCTTTTATGGAAGTGCTTATTGATCCGAACGAATTCCTGATTCTACAGGGGAAAATGTTCGCCAGCTTCAACAATGTCAGCAGTGACCTATTGATTCTTTCTACCATTGTTCTGACGCTAACTACGTTGTATTTCTTGCGATTTGTTAAGTATTTGGATGTTATTTCGCTTGGGAAAGATGAAGCCATTAATCTGGGGATCAATTATGACTATGTGGTCAAAAGGCTGCTAGTTATTGTATCTATCTACGTTTCGATCTCGACGGCTCTAGTGGGGCCAATCACTTTCTTAGGTTTGTTGGTAGCTAATGTGGGACACCAGCTGTTCCGTACCTATAAGCATGCCTATCTGATTCCTGGAACGATTCTGCTGAGTATTGTTGCGCTTGTCGGTGGGCAGTTCCTGGTCGAACGTGTTTTTGGATTTAATACTACGGTTAGTGTGATTATCAATTTTGCAGGCGGCGTCTACTTCGTCTATCTGCTGTTAAAGGAGAATAAGTCGTGGTAGAAGTTAAAAATTTAACCAAATGTTATGGCGGAGTAACCGTCGTTGATGATGTGTCCTTGTCCATTAAAAAGGGCGCAATCACCTCGTTTATCGGACCAAATGGTGCGGGTAAAAGTACACTGCTCTCCATGATCAGCAGACTTATCTCCAAAGACGCGGGAGAGGTGCTGATCGAAGGTAAGGAAATCGGTACCTGCAAAAGTAATGAGCTTGCTCGTAAAATATCGGTGTTAAAGCAGTCCAATCATATTAGCGTACGCCTCACTGTGAAGGAGCTCGTTTCTTTTGGGAGATTCCCGTATTCACAGGGGAAGCTGAGTCCGGAGGATCGGGCGTTCGTTGACGAAGCGATTGCTTACATGGATCTCCAAGAAATGCAGGATAAATATATTGATCAGCTCAGTGGAGGGCAACGCCAGCGGGCATATATTGCCATGGTCATGGCTCAGGATACAGAGTACATTCTGCTCGACGAACCGCTCAACAACCTTGATATGAAG
It contains:
- a CDS encoding YqkE family protein, whose protein sequence is MAKKKKMPTTPRAATNDGPATLKDLLSSDVLGKLKAQSDALKAEENDRKEAARKAVEDQCKAEQKRLDNDFAHLLENSNQDWKKFK
- a CDS encoding M24 family metallopeptidase; this encodes MNNALTSLEQQMAGEGLDALLVTDPKHVYYLTGFASDPHERFLGLLLIRGEEPMLILPALDAEAAQAASSVTKILTHSDTDNPYNLLKDCFGSSKLGTLGIEKEHFSVARFEHLTAAVPAERFSDIGPLLRSMRSKKTPDEVKRMKHAAELVEEALRRVLTHVKTGVTENDLVAELEYLMKKVGASGPSFDTMVLSGPKTALPHGVPGNRVIQPGDFLMFDIGVYADGYASDITRTFAIESVDDKLITIYNTVLAANEAGIAASNPGAPFGSVDKAARDVIEEAGFGEYFLHRVGHGLGMDVHEYPSLHGQNDDIIEIGNVFTVEPGIYVPGLAGVRIEDDLIITAEGAETLTSFPKELTILHL
- a CDS encoding SDR family oxidoreductase, encoding MRGTIALVTGANSGMGLATTVELARKGAKVIMVCRNRQRGEEALAAAKQKSHSEDIELMLCDLASLESIRSFAEEFTMKYPVLDILINNAGVVTIKRQLTKDGFEMDLGVNHLGHFLLTNLLLESLQAAEQGRIIVVASGAYKIGALHYEDPTLARRFNPAKAYARSKLANILFTRELASRLHGTRVTVNCLHPGAVGTNIGVNRQTGFGKSVLKLLSYFFLTPEQGADTAIYLATDPDLEEVTGQYYYRRKIKQLSPRAQNTIEAERLWQWSQEQVGLS
- a CDS encoding winged helix-turn-helix transcriptional regulator; the protein is MKSNDLCPRLQKSMDIIGRRWTGLIIYQLLQGPQRFNVIEAALPISGRLLSERLKELEQEGIVLREVFPETPVRIQYSLTDKGLALESVIRDLQSWSKEWVDCDTDNLNPTLKM
- a CDS encoding ABC transporter permease, which produces MKLKYLSLLLIVFSFISLFIGVKDISPLDLFHLTESQAQTLLVSRIPRLAALIIAGVSMSIAGLIMQQLSRNKFVSPTTAGTMDSAKFGILVSLMLFTGATPMQKLLVAFVFALLGTFIFMRILDRIKFKDSIFIPLVGLMFGNIVGSITTFFAYKNDLIQNISSWMLGDFSTIIKGQYELIYISIPLVILAYLFANKFTVAGMGEDFSVNLGMNYKAVVNVGLVIVALISSVVILTVGTIPFLGLVVPNIVTLYIGDNLKKSLAHTAILGAVFLLFCDILGRLIIYPYEISISLTVGVIGSGLFIYLLMRRKAN
- a CDS encoding ABC transporter ATP-binding protein encodes the protein MVEVKNLTKCYGGVTVVDDVSLSIKKGAITSFIGPNGAGKSTLLSMISRLISKDAGEVLIEGKEIGTCKSNELARKISVLKQSNHISVRLTVKELVSFGRFPYSQGKLSPEDRAFVDEAIAYMDLQEMQDKYIDQLSGGQRQRAYIAMVMAQDTEYILLDEPLNNLDMKHSVQIMKVLRRLVDEKGKTIVLVIHDINFASCYSDYIVALKNGRVASSGTADEIIDSAVLKEVYDMDIPIETIGGRKIGVYF
- a CDS encoding iron chelate uptake ABC transporter family permease subunit encodes the protein MKTKLTILSISAVALIVLFMTYHALGNWDYVLPSRGRKLAAILITGAVIAVSTVVFQSITNNRILTPSILGLDSLYMLIQTFGVYALGSSNMTFMNKNINFLFSACLMVLFSGVLYKLMFRREGQNIYFLLLVGLIMGTMFQSASSFMEVLIDPNEFLILQGKMFASFNNVSSDLLILSTIVLTLTTLYFLRFVKYLDVISLGKDEAINLGINYDYVVKRLLVIVSIYVSISTALVGPITFLGLLVANVGHQLFRTYKHAYLIPGTILLSIVALVGGQFLVERVFGFNTTVSVIINFAGGVYFVYLLLKENKSW
- a CDS encoding GNAT family N-acetyltransferase, whose protein sequence is MNWENSRIEDATSADLAAIVDIYNSTIAGRMVTADLEPITVADREKWFLEHNSHHRPLWVLKQGDEIAAWFSFQSFYGRPAYNATAEISVYVNEKFRGGGAGRILLTEAIEKAPSLGIKNLVGFVFGHNDPSLGLLKKFGFKEWGMLPGVAELDGIERDLVIVGLKV